A genomic stretch from Methylophilus medardicus includes:
- a CDS encoding response regulator transcription factor, producing MSKLLLIDDDVELANMLKEFLTQEGFTVTTAHDGLTGEQYVLAGKFDLVILDVMMPGQDGLQTLRNVRQHSDIPVLMLTAKDDNEGRIEGLEGGADDYVQKPCLPRELVARIRAILRRQTSDTPKGNDIVVGQLVVSSERRKVFWVDKPIVFTSTEFSLIEILAKHAGTIVSKEDLSVKALGRPLVKYDRSIDVHLSSIRQKISEVSGGVNVIQTIYRVGYQLVRE from the coding sequence ATGAGCAAACTGCTGTTGATTGATGACGATGTTGAATTGGCCAACATGCTGAAGGAATTTCTGACGCAGGAGGGCTTCACTGTAACCACTGCACACGACGGATTGACTGGTGAGCAATACGTGCTTGCTGGCAAGTTCGACCTGGTGATCTTGGATGTGATGATGCCAGGCCAAGATGGCTTGCAGACTTTGCGCAATGTGAGACAACATTCCGATATTCCGGTGTTGATGCTGACGGCCAAAGACGATAACGAAGGCCGTATCGAGGGCTTAGAGGGCGGCGCTGACGATTACGTTCAGAAACCGTGTCTGCCTCGAGAGTTGGTGGCAAGAATTCGTGCAATTTTGCGTCGCCAAACCAGTGATACGCCAAAAGGCAACGACATCGTTGTCGGACAATTGGTCGTTTCAAGTGAGCGCAGAAAAGTGTTCTGGGTCGACAAGCCGATTGTATTCACCAGCACTGAGTTCAGCTTGATTGAAATTTTGGCCAAGCATGCAGGGACGATTGTTAGTAAAGAAGATCTGTCTGTGAAGGCATTGGGACGTCCTCTGGTCAAATATGATCGTAGTATTGATGTCCATTTGAGCAGTATCCGTCAAAAAATATCAGAAGTATCCGGCGGCGTAAATGTGATACAAACCATTTACCGTGTCGGTTACCAGCTGGTCAGAGAGTAA
- a CDS encoding ATP-binding cassette domain-containing protein translates to MIQFKQLTFSRAGKTLVEAASFQLHPGHRVGLTGANGAGKSTLFALLRGELTPDVGELLMPPQWVIAHVAQETPALAQSALDYTLDGDEELRTLQLHLAQAEAGADIDPLQLADWHQRLADIEGYSAQSRASALLAGLGFSQAQLSKPVSDFSGGWRMRLNLARALMCRSDLLLLDEPTNHLDIEAVIWLEGWLSAYRGTLLLISHDREFLDNTVNHILHIEQQQLTLYRGGYSDFERQRAEKLTLQQASYQKQQLQMAHLQKYIDRFRAQATKARQAQSRIKALERMERISAAHVDSPFTFGFRALGSSPDPLLVMNQMALGYSGQTLVKLGHLAIRPGERIGLLGKNGAGKSTLIKALAQSETLLAGERVEGKDLRIGYFAQHQLEQLVASDSPLQHLQRLDSQTREQELLDFLGGFDFRGEMAKSPCGPFSGGEKSRLALAMLIWQRPNLILLDEPTNHLDIEMRHALSMALQAYEGGMVMVSHDRTLLATCCEKFVLVADGQATVFDGDLDDYKQVLLNAPAGNASSEPVAAKQNSYHQQKADRQARLVERRPLVKAISALEAQMATLEQEKRALDNQLADSAVYEAAQRELLQSLLKAQGENQKQLALIEGQWLDAQEQLEMLPEIE, encoded by the coding sequence GTGATTCAGTTTAAGCAACTGACTTTTTCTCGCGCAGGTAAAACACTGGTAGAAGCGGCTAGTTTTCAGTTGCACCCGGGTCATCGTGTCGGTCTCACCGGTGCCAACGGTGCAGGTAAATCCACGCTATTTGCCTTGTTGCGCGGAGAGCTCACCCCGGATGTGGGCGAGCTATTGATGCCGCCACAATGGGTGATTGCGCACGTTGCGCAAGAAACCCCCGCGCTGGCGCAATCTGCGCTCGATTACACGCTGGACGGCGATGAAGAGTTGCGCACATTGCAACTTCATCTGGCACAGGCGGAGGCCGGCGCCGATATTGATCCTTTGCAGTTGGCAGATTGGCACCAGCGCTTGGCCGATATTGAGGGCTACAGTGCGCAATCGCGTGCCAGTGCTTTGCTCGCTGGCCTAGGTTTTTCGCAGGCGCAATTAAGCAAACCGGTGAGCGATTTTTCAGGCGGCTGGCGCATGCGATTAAATTTGGCGCGCGCATTGATGTGCCGCTCAGATTTGCTGCTATTGGACGAGCCCACTAACCACCTAGATATTGAAGCAGTCATTTGGTTGGAAGGCTGGCTGAGTGCGTATCGTGGCACTTTGCTGCTGATTTCACATGACCGTGAATTTCTCGACAATACCGTCAATCACATTTTGCACATTGAACAACAGCAGCTGACCTTGTACCGCGGTGGCTATAGTGACTTTGAGCGCCAGCGCGCCGAAAAGCTCACATTGCAACAGGCCAGTTACCAGAAGCAACAGCTGCAAATGGCACATTTGCAAAAATACATTGATCGCTTTCGGGCGCAGGCCACCAAAGCGCGTCAAGCACAAAGTCGGATCAAAGCCTTGGAGCGCATGGAACGCATCAGCGCCGCCCATGTTGATTCTCCGTTCACGTTTGGTTTTAGGGCGCTGGGTTCATCTCCAGACCCATTGTTAGTCATGAATCAAATGGCGCTGGGTTACAGCGGGCAAACCCTGGTCAAGCTTGGTCATTTGGCGATTCGCCCTGGCGAACGGATCGGTTTGTTGGGAAAAAACGGCGCGGGTAAATCTACTTTGATCAAAGCGCTCGCACAGTCTGAAACCTTGCTTGCGGGCGAGCGGGTTGAAGGCAAGGATTTACGCATAGGCTATTTTGCCCAGCATCAGCTTGAGCAACTGGTGGCGAGCGATTCGCCGCTACAACATCTGCAGCGACTAGATTCACAGACCAGAGAGCAAGAGCTGCTCGACTTTTTAGGTGGCTTTGACTTTAGAGGCGAGATGGCCAAAAGTCCTTGTGGGCCGTTCTCTGGTGGCGAAAAATCTCGGCTCGCCTTGGCGATGCTTATTTGGCAGAGACCCAACCTGATTCTGCTCGATGAGCCGACGAACCACCTCGATATTGAAATGCGACATGCCTTGTCCATGGCATTGCAGGCGTATGAAGGGGGAATGGTCATGGTGTCGCATGACCGTACTTTACTCGCCACGTGTTGTGAAAAATTTGTACTGGTTGCGGATGGCCAAGCCACCGTATTCGATGGGGATCTTGACGATTACAAACAAGTGTTGCTCAATGCGCCCGCCGGCAATGCGAGTAGTGAGCCCGTCGCTGCCAAGCAAAATAGCTATCATCAACAAAAGGCGGATAGGCAGGCCCGCTTGGTGGAGCGTCGCCCATTGGTCAAGGCTATTAGCGCGTTAGAGGCGCAAATGGCAACGTTAGAGCAAGAAAAGAGAGCGTTGGACAATCAGTTGGCGGATAGCGCCGTGTATGAGGCTGCGCAACGCGAGTTGTTGCAGAGCCTGTTAAAAGCGCAAGGTGAAAATCAAAAGCAATTGGCGTTGATTGAAGGCCAATGGCTGGACGCGCAGGAACAATTAGAAATGCTCCCCGAAATCGAATAG
- a CDS encoding YhdP family protein, whose product MPLQTIKRWLLTSLIVIFVVLAGIVAVIQFYVFPHIDDYRGRIEQALSQSLEQQVTIAHIGIRWRGLAPQVTLGNVTVFDTQQRPALALSQITTRLSWSSLVLLSPSLVSLSVDAPTLMVRRTKDGELFLAGMSMSGQSNPAFANWLLAQRRIKISHATVTWLDEQRQAPPLLLKDLNIEILTPVWQRLLDRHSIHIDSLVSTGTQQRITLESVLIGEDVAKPHAWHGEISLRLPDTDLSAWGPWLDLPVKVNAGKGNLTTTLAFDNLQIQRVAAQVQLKDVSVTPANETQSYIAKTASGELRWQRVDQRFMVTLKHFSANIQPGLIVEDTNGEWQWDAKDHEGVVTVKKFNLAQGALFAPWLPPASPAAQYLENMAPAGNASQIKAHWHYQQKQWRDYGLEAAFNHLHTAPYANLPGVDNWSGQLSVRPNAGSIQLDTSKASITLAGLLRWPLPIDRLQGEIEWRDNGQKTLISTRNLQFSNPHLALRTNMEYQLGAAGGDTIQLQSQIERGDAKFAPFYYPLLLGETTLHWLDSSILSGQVRHGEIIVKGRVNGFPYVNEAHQADPALGLFRVTAQVDHATLEYGTDWPVIQNIDALLKFEGTRMDIAVKNGSTVGQHITQAQVEIPRLDADWPMLNIKAAVTGNVEQGIKFVNTSPVRQVTMGFTDLLKGSGSAELKLGLQVPLNDVDASQFQGDYAIKNGHIAANPQIAMPEMSNINGHLKFNEKGLQAQGVQLTLFDNPANVSLSTRPDKSVIIQGSGRITDAALKKLDNNALTRALHGTTDWKSNLLIQAPNIRLDIRSQLIGMAIDLPDPAKKSVETPANLTIRFRQEANQPDKVAIHYNDWMHANFLRPANSAATFNAGEIALNTPARLPVGDGINLRADFQKLNLDDWLAYLNQGGSNPTSDASSVALNQIELTAGTLHVFDRNLHQIKVNISPFNERLKLAIQSQELAGEADWLSGKPSKLVAKLNYLRIPRSMDTDNSPSPAEVRRLDMTYPELEITAQDFQFGDKQLGSLDLKAYNSGESWVIQRMNISNSDSQLTADGTWRNSVRSPQTMLKFNLNSSNLGKTLQRFQPGGEMVKGGTGTMNGQLGWPGSPHEFAVERLDGNFTMQLEKGQILKVQPGVGRLLGLLSLQSLPRRLTLDFRDLFSEGFAFDKITSTANIKDGILRSDDLFMTGPAAEAKIKGETNLKAETQRLRVKVVPHISDSVSLAALAGGPIVGVAAFVAQKLLKDPLNKISASEYMITGTWDNPLEGEVDKKVAPSAPTPAKILH is encoded by the coding sequence ATGCCTCTGCAAACAATAAAACGCTGGCTGCTGACCTCTTTGATCGTTATTTTTGTCGTGCTGGCAGGCATTGTTGCGGTGATTCAGTTCTATGTGTTTCCCCATATTGACGATTATCGGGGCCGCATCGAGCAAGCGCTCAGCCAGTCACTCGAGCAGCAAGTCACCATTGCGCATATTGGTATTCGCTGGCGCGGTCTAGCCCCGCAAGTCACCCTCGGCAATGTCACCGTGTTTGATACGCAGCAACGTCCGGCACTCGCGCTGTCGCAAATCACCACCAGACTGTCATGGAGCAGCTTAGTTTTGTTATCCCCTTCGCTGGTAAGCCTCAGCGTGGACGCCCCGACGCTGATGGTGCGGCGGACCAAAGACGGCGAATTATTCTTGGCTGGCATGTCTATGTCCGGGCAAAGCAATCCTGCATTTGCCAACTGGTTGTTGGCACAACGCCGCATCAAGATTTCACATGCCACGGTCACTTGGCTGGACGAACAGCGCCAAGCCCCGCCATTACTGCTCAAGGATTTAAATATCGAAATCTTAACGCCGGTGTGGCAGCGCTTGCTAGATCGCCACAGCATTCACATTGACAGCCTAGTGTCTACCGGTACGCAACAACGTATTACGCTGGAGTCCGTGTTGATTGGGGAAGATGTTGCCAAGCCGCATGCCTGGCATGGTGAAATCTCACTGCGTTTACCCGACACTGACCTCTCTGCTTGGGGGCCATGGCTGGACTTACCCGTCAAAGTCAATGCAGGCAAGGGCAACCTGACCACGACTCTCGCCTTTGACAACCTGCAGATACAGCGCGTCGCGGCACAGGTACAGTTGAAAGATGTGTCGGTGACACCCGCCAACGAGACACAAAGCTACATTGCCAAAACCGCCAGCGGTGAACTGCGCTGGCAACGCGTTGACCAACGCTTCATGGTCACACTCAAACACTTTTCTGCCAACATCCAGCCTGGCCTCATCGTCGAGGATACCAATGGTGAATGGCAATGGGATGCCAAAGACCATGAAGGTGTGGTGACAGTAAAAAAATTCAATCTTGCACAAGGGGCACTGTTTGCACCTTGGCTCCCGCCCGCCTCCCCTGCTGCGCAGTATCTCGAAAACATGGCACCCGCCGGCAATGCCTCTCAAATCAAGGCACACTGGCACTATCAACAAAAGCAATGGCGAGATTATGGCCTAGAAGCCGCGTTCAACCATCTGCATACCGCCCCCTACGCCAATTTGCCCGGGGTGGATAATTGGTCAGGACAGCTATCTGTTCGCCCGAACGCAGGCAGTATTCAACTCGACACTAGCAAAGCCAGTATTACGCTGGCTGGATTGCTCCGCTGGCCGTTACCGATAGACCGTCTGCAAGGTGAGATCGAATGGCGCGATAACGGGCAAAAAACACTGATTAGCACACGAAACCTGCAGTTTAGTAATCCGCACCTCGCCTTGCGTACCAACATGGAGTATCAGTTAGGCGCGGCAGGCGGCGACACGATCCAACTTCAAAGTCAGATCGAACGCGGTGATGCAAAATTTGCGCCATTTTACTACCCGTTATTACTGGGTGAAACGACCCTGCACTGGCTAGATAGCTCAATTCTGAGTGGTCAAGTGCGGCATGGTGAAATCATCGTTAAAGGTCGGGTTAACGGTTTTCCGTATGTGAACGAAGCGCATCAGGCAGACCCCGCACTAGGCCTGTTTAGAGTGACCGCACAAGTCGATCATGCCACCCTGGAATATGGCACCGACTGGCCGGTGATTCAAAACATTGACGCCTTGCTCAAATTTGAGGGTACCCGCATGGATATTGCGGTCAAAAATGGTAGCACGGTCGGTCAGCACATCACGCAGGCGCAGGTCGAAATCCCTAGGCTAGACGCAGACTGGCCGATGCTGAATATCAAAGCGGCGGTGACCGGCAATGTTGAGCAAGGCATTAAATTTGTGAATACGAGCCCAGTGCGGCAAGTGACCATGGGATTTACCGATTTGTTAAAAGGCAGTGGCAGCGCAGAACTCAAGCTGGGCTTGCAAGTGCCACTCAATGATGTCGATGCCAGCCAGTTTCAGGGCGATTATGCGATTAAAAATGGGCACATCGCCGCCAATCCGCAAATTGCCATGCCAGAAATGAGTAACATCAATGGGCATTTGAAGTTCAACGAAAAAGGCCTGCAAGCCCAAGGCGTGCAATTGACGCTGTTTGACAATCCAGCCAACGTCAGCCTGTCGACGCGACCAGACAAGTCCGTAATTATTCAAGGGAGTGGTCGCATCACGGATGCTGCACTCAAAAAACTGGACAATAACGCGCTCACCAGAGCCTTGCATGGCACCACCGACTGGAAAAGCAACCTCTTGATTCAAGCGCCCAATATCCGGCTGGATATCCGTTCACAACTCATCGGCATGGCCATAGACCTGCCCGACCCTGCCAAGAAAAGCGTTGAGACGCCAGCTAATTTAACGATCCGTTTCCGCCAAGAGGCGAACCAACCAGACAAAGTTGCCATTCATTACAATGACTGGATGCATGCTAACTTTCTGCGCCCTGCCAATAGTGCAGCCACCTTCAACGCGGGTGAAATCGCACTCAATACGCCAGCTCGGTTACCGGTGGGGGATGGCATTAATTTACGGGCTGACTTTCAAAAACTCAACCTCGATGATTGGCTGGCCTACCTGAACCAAGGCGGGAGCAATCCAACGTCTGACGCCTCCTCTGTGGCACTCAATCAAATTGAACTGACCGCTGGCACTTTGCATGTGTTTGACCGCAACCTGCATCAAATCAAAGTCAACATATCACCCTTCAATGAGCGCTTAAAATTAGCGATACAAAGCCAAGAGTTGGCGGGCGAGGCCGACTGGCTCTCAGGCAAACCCAGCAAATTAGTCGCAAAATTGAACTACCTGCGCATCCCACGCAGCATGGATACCGACAACAGCCCTAGTCCGGCTGAAGTGCGCCGTCTCGACATGACCTACCCCGAGCTAGAAATCACGGCGCAAGACTTTCAGTTTGGCGATAAACAATTGGGCAGTCTTGATTTGAAAGCTTACAACAGCGGGGAAAGCTGGGTGATCCAGCGCATGAACATCAGCAACAGTGATAGTCAGCTCACGGCCGATGGCACTTGGCGTAACTCGGTACGCAGTCCGCAAACCATGCTGAAATTCAACTTAAATTCGAGCAACCTTGGCAAAACATTGCAGCGTTTTCAACCTGGGGGTGAAATGGTCAAAGGCGGCACTGGCACGATGAATGGTCAGCTGGGCTGGCCAGGTAGTCCACATGAGTTTGCGGTTGAACGGCTAGATGGCAACTTTACAATGCAGTTAGAAAAAGGTCAGATTCTAAAAGTACAACCCGGTGTCGGCCGCCTCTTGGGCTTACTCAGCCTGCAAAGCCTGCCGCGGCGCTTAACATTGGATTTCCGCGACCTGTTTAGTGAGGGCTTTGCTTTTGACAAAATCACCTCCACGGCCAATATCAAGGATGGAATTTTAAGAAGCGATGACCTGTTCATGACCGGCCCAGCAGCAGAAGCCAAAATCAAGGGTGAGACTAACTTAAAGGCAGAAACACAGCGCCTGCGCGTCAAAGTGGTGCCGCACATCAGTGACTCAGTGTCGCTTGCGGCGCTGGCTGGCGGCCCTATTGTGGGGGTAGCCGCATTTGTGGCGCAAAAATTACTCAAGGATCCACTGAACAAAATCAGTGCCAGTGAGTATATGATTACGGGCACTTGGGATAATCCACTGGAGGGCGAAGTGGATAAAAAAGTGGCGCCGTCTGCGCCGACACCGGCGAAAATATTACATTAA
- a CDS encoding carbon-nitrogen hydrolase family protein produces the protein MAEKKTKKLKSAASDDIVKVAAIQMASSPSVAANLVEAKRLIEMAAKAGAKLVVLPEYFCIMGLKDFDKVTIREKPNDGPIQHFLSKTAKAYKIWIVAGSVPLESNYANKVRNSCLVYNDKGEQVARYDKIHLFGLDMGTEHYHEENTIEPGDTVVTVDTPFGRIGLSICYDLRFPELFRAMGEVDMIVVPSAFTETTGKAHWETLVRARAVENLSYVIASAQGGYHLSGRETHGNSMIVDPWGVVLDRLPRGSGIVVANVNRNYIKNLRQSLPALKHKTIKAIS, from the coding sequence ATGGCAGAGAAAAAAACTAAAAAATTAAAATCAGCCGCCAGTGATGACATCGTCAAAGTGGCGGCGATTCAGATGGCCTCCAGCCCGAGCGTGGCCGCCAATCTGGTTGAAGCCAAGCGGCTGATTGAAATGGCCGCCAAAGCGGGTGCAAAACTGGTGGTGTTGCCTGAATATTTTTGCATCATGGGACTCAAGGATTTTGACAAAGTCACTATCCGTGAAAAACCCAATGATGGACCGATTCAACATTTTTTAAGCAAAACGGCCAAGGCTTATAAAATATGGATTGTGGCCGGTAGCGTGCCGCTCGAGAGCAATTACGCGAACAAAGTGCGTAACAGTTGCTTGGTGTATAACGACAAAGGTGAGCAAGTCGCCCGCTATGACAAAATTCATTTGTTCGGTCTGGATATGGGCACCGAGCATTATCATGAAGAGAATACGATCGAGCCCGGTGATACCGTGGTCACGGTGGATACGCCGTTTGGCCGGATTGGTTTGTCTATTTGTTATGATCTCCGCTTTCCAGAACTATTCCGCGCCATGGGCGAAGTAGATATGATTGTGGTGCCTTCCGCCTTTACCGAAACTACGGGCAAAGCGCATTGGGAAACGCTGGTGCGTGCGCGTGCGGTTGAAAATCTGAGTTACGTGATTGCATCCGCACAAGGCGGTTATCACTTATCTGGTCGCGAAACCCATGGTAACAGTATGATTGTGGATCCTTGGGGCGTGGTGCTCGATCGCTTACCGCGAGGTTCAGGCATTGTGGTGGCCAACGTCAACCGCAACTACATTAAAAATTTACGCCAGAGCCTACCGGCACTCAAACACAAAACCATTAAGGCAATTTCATGA
- the tldD gene encoding metalloprotease TldD produces the protein MQTLLTTANDLLLRPSGLDQAALSSVLSGMMTHNIDYADLYFQYSRSESWGLEEGQVKSGSFNIDQGVGVRAVSGEKTAFAYSDDIHLDALQQAAHATRAIASLGQEKIGHSILTRSHNPLYLPQDPIASLSADAKVRLLEKLERFAKAQDPRITQVMASIAAEYEVVLVARSDGIMAGDVRPLVRLSLQVIAEHNGRREQGSSGGGGRFDYSYFTDDVLQDYAQKAAHQALVNLDARPAPAGSMTVVLGNGWPGILLHEAIGHGLEGDFNRKGSSAFSNMIGQQVAAKGITIVDDGTMQDRRGSLTMDDEGNAPQNTVLIEDGILRGYIQDTLNARLMGMGLTGNARRESYAHIPMPRMTNTYMLNGDKDPQEIIKSVKKGLYAANFGGGQVDITSGKFVFSAAEAYMIEDGKITYPVKGATLIGNGPDVLTKVSMIGNDMALDSGVGTCGKEGQSVPVGVGQPTLKIDGLTVGGTSA, from the coding sequence ATGCAAACGCTACTGACTACTGCCAATGACTTACTGCTACGCCCCTCTGGGCTAGATCAGGCTGCTTTAAGCAGCGTGCTGTCTGGCATGATGACCCACAATATTGATTACGCCGACTTGTATTTTCAGTACAGTCGCAGTGAATCTTGGGGGCTAGAAGAAGGCCAGGTCAAATCGGGGAGTTTTAATATCGATCAAGGCGTGGGAGTGCGTGCTGTGAGTGGCGAAAAAACCGCCTTTGCCTACTCTGATGATATTCATCTAGACGCCTTACAACAAGCCGCACATGCGACACGCGCCATCGCAAGCCTGGGTCAAGAGAAAATTGGTCACAGCATCCTCACGCGCAGCCACAACCCGCTATATTTGCCGCAAGACCCAATCGCTAGTCTCAGTGCAGATGCTAAAGTGCGTTTATTAGAAAAACTTGAACGTTTTGCCAAGGCGCAAGACCCGCGCATTACACAAGTGATGGCCTCCATCGCAGCAGAGTACGAAGTGGTGCTGGTGGCGCGCAGCGACGGCATCATGGCTGGCGATGTCAGACCATTGGTGCGTTTATCGTTGCAGGTGATTGCAGAGCACAATGGGCGCCGCGAGCAAGGCTCTAGCGGCGGCGGTGGCCGTTTCGATTATAGTTACTTTACCGATGATGTCTTGCAAGATTACGCCCAAAAAGCGGCCCATCAGGCGTTGGTCAATTTGGATGCTCGTCCTGCACCCGCGGGCAGCATGACAGTGGTACTCGGCAATGGCTGGCCAGGCATTTTATTGCATGAGGCTATTGGTCATGGCTTGGAGGGTGACTTCAACCGCAAAGGCAGTAGCGCCTTTAGCAATATGATCGGCCAACAAGTCGCGGCCAAAGGCATCACCATTGTCGATGATGGCACGATGCAGGACCGCCGTGGCTCGCTGACCATGGACGATGAGGGAAATGCGCCACAAAATACGGTGCTGATCGAAGACGGTATTCTGCGTGGCTATATCCAAGATACCCTTAACGCACGCCTGATGGGTATGGGCCTCACAGGTAATGCACGCCGTGAAAGTTACGCGCACATCCCAATGCCACGCATGACCAATACCTACATGCTTAACGGCGACAAAGATCCGCAGGAGATCATCAAGTCGGTTAAAAAAGGCCTATATGCTGCCAACTTTGGCGGTGGTCAGGTCGACATTACCAGTGGTAAATTCGTGTTTAGCGCCGCCGAGGCCTACATGATCGAGGATGGCAAAATTACTTACCCCGTCAAAGGAGCCACCCTCATAGGCAACGGCCCCGATGTACTCACCAAAGTCAGCATGATAGGCAATGATATGGCGCTGGATAGTGGTGTGGGCACTTGCGGCAAAGAGGGGCAAAGCGTCCCAGTGGGCGTGGGCCAGCCCACCTTGAAAATTGATGGCTTGACGGTGGGCGGCACATCAGCCTAA
- a CDS encoding C-type lectin domain-containing protein: protein MRYSLNLLTISVLAAISLNAQAAVSVIATDTYNGSTYQLLSADTWTNSEAFAQTLGGHLLTIDNAAENTWLTTQAFNQWGLTHSFWIGYSRNPNNPSQFTWADGSTSSYTQWSPGEPNNSNSYNADAENYVHTYLNFAGGTRFGNWNDLANIDPFEGPKYGVIQVVSSVATVPEPSAAGLLGFGLLLMGMFGLRRQK from the coding sequence ATGCGATACAGTCTAAATTTATTAACCATCTCGGTGCTGGCAGCCATCTCATTAAACGCCCAAGCGGCAGTTTCAGTGATCGCCACAGACACCTACAACGGCAGCACTTATCAGTTGCTGTCAGCCGATACCTGGACCAACAGTGAGGCGTTTGCACAAACACTGGGCGGGCACTTGTTAACCATTGATAATGCCGCAGAAAATACTTGGTTGACGACGCAGGCATTCAATCAGTGGGGTCTCACCCATTCATTTTGGATCGGTTACTCACGCAATCCAAATAATCCAAGTCAGTTTACTTGGGCCGATGGATCCACTTCTAGCTATACACAGTGGTCACCAGGTGAGCCAAACAACTCTAACAGCTACAATGCAGATGCTGAAAATTATGTACACACCTACTTAAATTTTGCAGGTGGTACACGTTTTGGTAACTGGAATGACCTGGCAAATATCGACCCATTTGAAGGACCAAAGTACGGTGTGATTCAAGTCGTTTCATCCGTCGCGACGGTGCCAGAGCCTTCAGCGGCAGGGTTGCTTGGCTTCGGTTTGTTGCTGATGGGAATGTTCGGTTTACGCCGTCAAAAATAA
- a CDS encoding sugar MFS transporter, which translates to MTSLTILFFMMGLITCLNDILVPYLKAVFSLSYSQAALVQFCFFAAYGLTSIPFSQLIEKVGYQTGMVIGFSLAAVGCLLFYPAVALHMYALFLAALFVLASGIVLLQVAANPCVSVIGPPATASSRLTMAQAFNSLGTFIAPFFGAYFILSALVNVNQAEGVVYPYLGIAAVLIVIAFVLSRIQLSGLEQPDHHDKPWRQVLQQRGLLLGMIGIFCYVGAEVAIGSFLVNYIKELTQMPEAKAASFVALYWGAAMVGRFVGIFSLNTFSPARVLAAHATIAIIFIAISMNASGMLAVFSMLAVGLCNSIMFPTIFTLAIKGLASGQEKRGSGLLATAIVGGAVIPLLTGLIADRFDLHHAFILPIVCYAYIVWFAATRRDHVAIVRTHP; encoded by the coding sequence ATGACATCCCTCACCATCCTGTTTTTTATGATGGGATTGATCACCTGTTTAAACGATATTTTGGTGCCTTATTTGAAAGCCGTCTTTTCACTAAGTTATAGCCAGGCGGCATTGGTGCAGTTTTGTTTTTTCGCCGCCTACGGGCTGACTTCGATTCCGTTTAGTCAGTTGATTGAAAAAGTGGGTTATCAAACGGGGATGGTGATCGGTTTTTCGCTGGCGGCAGTGGGCTGCCTGTTGTTTTACCCGGCAGTTGCGTTGCATATGTATGCCTTATTTTTGGCTGCTTTATTTGTGTTGGCTTCTGGCATCGTCCTATTGCAGGTGGCGGCTAATCCTTGTGTCTCCGTCATTGGACCGCCTGCCACGGCCTCATCACGCTTGACCATGGCGCAAGCATTTAACTCTCTGGGTACTTTTATTGCACCTTTTTTTGGGGCTTATTTTATTCTTTCTGCGCTGGTGAATGTGAATCAGGCAGAAGGGGTGGTCTATCCGTATTTAGGCATCGCTGCGGTGCTGATCGTGATTGCATTTGTTTTGTCACGCATTCAGTTGTCGGGGCTAGAACAGCCGGACCATCATGACAAGCCTTGGCGTCAGGTGCTCCAGCAACGTGGGCTTTTACTCGGGATGATCGGCATTTTTTGTTATGTGGGCGCCGAAGTCGCCATTGGCAGCTTTTTGGTCAACTACATTAAAGAGCTGACACAGATGCCAGAAGCGAAAGCCGCGTCTTTCGTCGCCTTATATTGGGGCGCCGCGATGGTCGGACGTTTCGTTGGCATCTTTAGCTTAAACACATTTTCGCCTGCGCGCGTGCTGGCCGCCCATGCAACGATTGCGATTATATTCATTGCGATCTCGATGAATGCCTCCGGCATGCTGGCGGTATTTAGCATGCTGGCGGTGGGGTTGTGCAATTCGATTATGTTTCCAACCATCTTCACCCTTGCGATCAAGGGGCTGGCATCTGGTCAAGAAAAGCGCGGTTCAGGGTTATTAGCGACCGCGATTGTGGGTGGCGCAGTGATCCCCTTACTGACTGGGCTCATTGCTGACAGGTTCGACCTGCATCATGCCTTTATTCTGCCCATCGTCTGTTACGCTTACATCGTATGGTTTGCTGCGACTAGGCGTGACCATGTCGCTATTGTTCGCACACATCCCTAA
- a CDS encoding DUF2934 domain-containing protein, which translates to MAASKPSDASAKKVSPAKKPATKTTSATSAKPVATRKKTVKPTIQSTVITSSDRFKMIEVAAYYIAEKSGFGHDHLHYWLQAEQEIDAKLNA; encoded by the coding sequence ATGGCAGCAAGCAAACCCTCAGACGCATCCGCAAAAAAAGTCTCCCCCGCTAAAAAACCGGCCACAAAAACGACCAGCGCAACCTCGGCAAAACCCGTCGCTACGCGCAAAAAAACTGTCAAACCCACCATCCAATCGACAGTCATTACGAGCAGTGACCGTTTTAAAATGATTGAAGTGGCCGCTTATTACATTGCCGAGAAAAGTGGATTTGGCCATGATCATTTGCATTATTGGTTGCAAGCCGAACAAGAGATTGACGCTAAACTAAATGCCTAA